In Equus quagga isolate Etosha38 chromosome 14, UCLA_HA_Equagga_1.0, whole genome shotgun sequence, the genomic stretch ACCCTCACTCACGGGGCTCCTGGGGAGGCTGAGTGCCCGGCCATCTGCCTCCGGGGCCCCCGCGTCTCCCACACAGGAGACAGTGAGACCTGCCCAGCCCGGCCTTCCCCGACCTCCGCCCACACACCACGCAAACAGCACAGCCGATGGCATTGTCCggtttattgagcatctctcTGGCGGGATGGCGAGGTGGCAGGCGCGGCGGGAGGCCGGCCGGGCGGGTGCTACCTGCGGTACCAGATACGGAGCCTCTTCTCCCGCTTGATCTTCCTCTGCAGCTGCAGGATGCCGTACAGCAGGGCCTCGGCCGTGGGCGGGCAGCCTGCGGGCAGACGGGCCTCAGCTTCCCGCCCACTGGCGCCTCTGGCTCTGCCCCACAGGAGGGCGAGACGGGGCCCTACCTGGCGCCCCTCAGGCTGCATGTAGGGCTGGAGGGCCCAGCGCCCAAGCTCCTGACCCTGGCAGGTGGTGACCCCAAGGACTGACCTCTCACCAAGACATGGGTGGTGGGGAGGCTCGAGCCACCCCATCCACGGCCCCCCAGGACCTTGCTCAAGGTCCCCTAGAGGACGAGGTCGGGCTGCCCACTGACCCCCCAGCCACACTGGGCCCTGGAGGTGAACCCTTGGAAaggagtggggggcgggggagagtaGAGGGAGTCCCACACGGTCCGCAGACAAAGGGAACCCCTGCGGAAAcgcccccccagcccctgtcctATTTTCCCGgctggaaaaggcagagaggCATGTCGCCACCTGGAGGAACAGCCCCAGACCTGACACCCCAGGAAGGCCGACCACAACCCCAGGTGGGCGGATAGACAACTGTCACAGTCACTTATTTCCAGCTGGCCCTGGTGCGCTCCACGCAGGTTCCCGGCTCCATGCCTGGCAGTACTGTTGCAACAACCCCACTGGAtggaaggggaaactgaggctccgagaggagaggagacttgcctgaggtcatgcaTCAAGCAGTAACTGACCACGGGTCTGGCTCCCAGTCAAGGTTAACAAGCTCACAGGGTGCACTCCTATGCATCTCTCAAAGCCCCATCCACTGTGCTCACCCCACCCAACAGGGCTGGGCATGTGGCTCAGCCTCTTCTGTCCCCTAGCCTGAGGCCTCTCTGGGGCCCAGTGCTGCCAAGCCAGCTCCAGGCTTGgaaaaggcactcaataaacatttgcagaACGCTAAACAAATCAACACCTCGTTCCAATTAACTCTAAGTCAGTGTCAGGACCCGTCTCTCCAGCTGTTTGCGAAGTGCCAGAACGTGGCTGAGACTGGTCTGGACGAAGTGGAATCGTGGCCCGCAGCGTCCTCTGCTCTCTGGAGACTCTGCCTTGGGCTCTGCACCCGCGTTGAGAGCCCGGGACCAGACAGACGAGAACCGGGCGTCTCTGTCCCGTCCCCAGGGTCAACTCCACTGCCTGACCTGACCCCTGACCCCATCAGGGCAGACGCCTCGGGAGGCTGCCCCGCCGACCGTGTGTGGTGTGGGAGCCGCACAGGGCGGCCACACAAATAAAGCACGCCCGCTACGCGTGAGCTCAGGCCGCCGGCCGATCCCTTTTAGTGTGAGTGTGTCTCAATGTCGTGTGGGACGCACTCAGACCAAAAAGTAACCACCCGGTGCTCCCCTGACGTCCACGTTGAACTGGGCCCCCGGGGCTCTCGGTGCCCGAGGAGCCCCACCGCCCGTCGGGATGACTGCGGACGCCGTTCTGGTCTCCAGGAACCTCCTGGTGTCTTTGAACCGAGTTTCTTTGGTTCTGTTTCCACGAGGCGGAACTGTGTGAACTGCAGGTGAAAAGCGGCCACGCGTGGGCAGCTCCGCACGGCCCTGTGTGAGCCCCCGGCCCAGGCCTGGCCCGACATCCGCACCAATAGATGATGCTTCAGCCGGGGAGGGGGAGCCCCTCGGGGGCAGCGGGGCGAAGGCGGGCTGTCACTCTTCCTCTTGGACCCAAATCTGCTCTCCTTCAAACGGGGAGAGCCTGCTGCTGGCTCCCTCCTGCCCGGGACACGGGGGCGGCTCACCTGGGACATAGATGTCCACGGGCACGATGCGGTCACAGCCCCTCACGACGGAGTACGAGTAGTGGTAGTAGCCGCCACCGTTGGCACAGCTGGAGGGGAGGGTGCCGTGAGGGCCATGCGGCCACCAGCCTGCTCCCGCCTCGGGGCGCCCCCCCCCACTTCCAACTACAAGTGGGTGCCCGGCTGTCAGAAAAGGACAAGGACTGGACACGAAGCCACAGGAAAGACACGGCCCTGAGGCCTCCTGTGGGACCAGGTGGGGCAGAAGCAAGAAGACGACGGACCCTGAACCCATGACGCTCAGGGAGacaagcagacacagaaggacacacggtgTGTGATCCTACGGAcgtgaaacgtccagaacaggcagatccacagacagagagcgggctcgtgggggccaggggctggggagggggcggggagtgACTGCTGACAGGGACGGGGCTATTTTTGGggagatggaatgttctggaattagagatGATAggtgcacaacattgtgaacgcAAGGAATTACACACTTGAAGGCAGCGAACCTCACGGTACGTGAATTCCATCTCAACAAAACAATTAAGGACTGACCAGCTGTTAAGGACGTGGGGAAATGCCTGGGAGATGACGGCAAgtcagaaaggagaggagggcacAGAGCGGGGCGGTCCACAGAGCAGGATGCGGGGCACATTCAAGAGCAGAGAAACGACAGAAACTGGGCTGGCCGCGCACGCAGATGCGTCAGTCACGGTCCTGCCCTGCAGGGGGCTCTCATAGAGTGTCACTCACCTCCCCATGGACACGACATACCGAGGCTCCGGCATCTGGTCATAGACCTGGAAGAAACGGTGGGGTCGGCGTacggccgggccgggccgggcaaCAGGTGGCAGGCAGGCAGTGGGTGGCAGGTGGACCCACCTTTCGGAGCGCGGGGGCCATCTTGTTGGTGAGCGTCCCCGCCACGATCATCACGTCGGACTGGCGTGGGCTGGCGCGGAAGACCACGCCGAAGCGGTCCATGTCATAGCGGGGCGCCGCCATGTGCATCATCTCCACGGCACAGCAGGCCAGGCCGAAGGTCATGGGccacagggagctctgtgggggcAGACGGGAGGTTAGCTGTGAGCGCACACCTGGCCCACTGGGTCCAAAGAAACCGGGCGATTTCACAGCAAAGTCTAGACTTCTCGCTTTTCTTCAAGAACAATGTTGGGCCAGGGACCCCCCCCCAGCAACCACGTgacccccaggccctggaggccCAGGGCTGCCCGACAGGAAGGGACAGAGCCAGGCCTGTGGCCAACGCTTCCCAGCAGCCacgttaccaaaaaaaaaaaaagaccagttaACAAGCCCAGGTGAGGTTCCTTTTACTAACGTGCTCACGTAGCCCGGGGCACCCTGATCCCATTTCCACCAGGGCCCTCCTGTTCCCGGCGTCCAGTGGGCACACGTGCACAGGCCTGGACGCGGGGGCTCAGCCCTGCGAGCACTCGTTCCCAACACCTGCTGGGGCCCAAGGACTCCAGGGGCtgactcctccaggaagccctcctggctGCCCTGCACCCGTCCCCTCCGGCTGCTTGCTTGCCCGCTGCCCCCACGGCTGTGCTCCTGTGCCGAGTCGGGGACCCAAAGTGGCCCCTGCTGTCCCACAGACGTCCTACTGTGGGTGACAGCACTCAAGCCACATAGCAGGCATGGCAGGCTGCCCGTGGCAGGGCCACCTGACCCGTGCTGAGCTGGCTGGCCTGGCAGTGTCCCTGGGGGCTCCTGGTTATACGCGAGGCCACAGGGGACATCGCGTCCTGGGGCTGCGGGCCGTGGCAGGGTGTCCACTGCAGTGCCATTGTTACGTAGACACGAGACAGACGACGCCCGCCCGTCAATGGGGCATTGTTGACCGCGGCCCGTCCCCGCCAGCGCCTGAGAGGCACTGAAAGGAGCCGCTGTCCCGTGCTCGGGACACGTGTCCAGCGGGAGCCAGGGACACGCACGCAAGTTAAAGGAGGAGCAACTGCCCCGTGGCCGacacggggggtggggggtgtttaGGATCCTCACCAGGAAGCAGCTACTGTTCTCAGGGTGTGTTACTTTTCcagttaaaaaaacaacttttacattaaaagagagaaaaaaggagtgaacaggagagagggagagcgaCAGAAGCGGGGCGGCCatctgggggctgagggagggacgAGGAGGCCGGGCAGGCAGCACCAGGGGACGTCAGGGCCAGGAGCTGCCGGACACGGACAGACATGGAGCCCGAGACAGAACCACAGCCTCAAGGGTCCCCGTGGGGAGGGGCCACGGGGGACTCCAGCCGGCTCcatgggccacagggccagcgtGCGTGTGCATCGCCCATGAGCACGTGCGTGTGTGCGAGCTCACGGTGGGGGGCCCGAGGGACGGAGGAGGGGTTGGGGCTCACCCGGCGGGCCCAGTTGATGAGGTCGTCCAGCTTGGTCACCACATACTCTCCCCGGCTGCTGGGAAGCGCGGTGGGTTTGGGGACCACGGCTCCGGCCTTGGACATGGCTGGCTGGGTGCTGGGCACAGGATGAGGGACAGGGAGAGGCATCAGCCAGGCAGGCACCCCGGGGGCAGGCGCCAGCCGCCGCCACAACCCCCACCCCGGGGCCCGGCCGAGAGGAGCCTCCCAGAAGGCAGGATGAAGCCTGGtctcagcccagcccaggggcAGCACTGGGAGCCCTCCCCATCGGGAAAACAGTGGCTCGGCTGACACACTTTTCATCGCAGGCCGTCCTGGTTTGGCACGTGCAGCCAGAAGCCTGGACGTGCAGGAGAGGGCTGCGCAGGGCTCCAGGGGCAGGGCAAGTGGGGGGCAGGCCCTGGCATCACCACCAGCTGCT encodes the following:
- the NDUFS7 gene encoding NADH dehydrogenase [ubiquinone] iron-sulfur protein 7, mitochondrial, translating into MAALAAPGLLRPILALRSGVGAALQTRDVHASVATEGPSSTQPAMSKAGAVVPKPTALPSSRGEYVVTKLDDLINWARRSSLWPMTFGLACCAVEMMHMAAPRYDMDRFGVVFRASPRQSDVMIVAGTLTNKMAPALRKVYDQMPEPRYVVSMGSCANGGGYYHYSYSVVRGCDRIVPVDIYVPGCPPTAEALLYGILQLQRKIKREKRLRIWYRR